One Faecalicatena sp. Marseille-Q4148 DNA window includes the following coding sequences:
- a CDS encoding transposase, protein MIPYKQLSLADIFSDCQDKFENDKPAFLSLLETHIDLDEFIPISFRNHFYASTGRTRKYPLQAFLWALIIQRIFSIPTDQLLLTFLTYSKPLREFCGFTKVPDASKITRFKQDFLGDLQLVFDKLVDVTEPICQAIDSAKADMTIFDSSGIEAFVTENNPKYANRIIKQLKAYAKTQGFDKSYDPYKAAYGSMPSHASANPEIKQLYINGHFCYVFKFGIVTNGLGIIRHISFYNKDFMYAHPDIIIEKKSDSPDEDKSVHDSKLLIPTLKDFFSKHPLINPKTFLGDAAFDTTQLYKSLLTGNTFGNDKHFAKAYIPLNARSGLEHPDYTINEDGIPCCPHDPSLSMKYECTSKLRNGITRFKFVCPKMKWAYDKSTRKSYRQCCCKTPCTTSRGGRMVYIYPEKNLRAYPGTIRGTEEWDNTYKIRTVVERNINHIKDNLCLAGRRTQNERTLYVDLILAGITQLISVVLADKIKHHEYIRSLKPLIA, encoded by the coding sequence ATGATACCATATAAACAGCTTTCTTTGGCAGATATTTTTTCGGATTGCCAAGATAAATTTGAAAATGACAAACCTGCATTTCTTTCTCTATTGGAAACTCATATCGATTTGGATGAGTTTATTCCGATTTCTTTCAGAAATCATTTTTATGCATCAACGGGACGAACCCGTAAATACCCTTTACAAGCTTTTTTGTGGGCTTTGATCATCCAACGTATTTTCTCCATCCCTACGGATCAACTTCTTTTGACTTTTCTCACTTACTCAAAACCTCTTCGTGAATTTTGTGGTTTTACCAAAGTCCCAGACGCTTCCAAAATAACCCGCTTCAAACAGGACTTTTTAGGTGACCTGCAGCTTGTTTTCGATAAACTTGTTGATGTTACTGAGCCTATCTGTCAGGCAATTGACTCTGCAAAAGCGGATATGACTATCTTTGATTCTTCCGGTATTGAAGCATTCGTTACAGAAAATAATCCAAAGTATGCTAACAGAATTATCAAACAGCTTAAAGCTTATGCAAAAACTCAGGGATTTGATAAATCTTACGACCCCTACAAAGCTGCTTATGGTTCCATGCCTTCCCATGCTTCTGCTAACCCTGAAATCAAACAACTTTATATCAATGGCCATTTTTGCTATGTTTTCAAATTTGGCATTGTTACCAATGGGCTGGGAATTATTCGTCATATCTCTTTTTATAATAAAGACTTTATGTATGCACATCCTGATATTATTATCGAAAAGAAATCCGACTCCCCTGATGAGGATAAAAGTGTTCATGATTCAAAGCTTTTGATTCCGACACTCAAAGACTTCTTTTCCAAACATCCACTGATTAATCCGAAAACTTTCCTTGGAGATGCAGCTTTCGATACCACACAGCTCTATAAGAGCCTTCTTACTGGTAACACTTTTGGTAATGACAAACATTTCGCCAAAGCTTATATTCCACTGAATGCAAGATCCGGACTTGAACATCCAGACTATACCATCAATGAAGATGGTATCCCCTGCTGTCCTCATGACCCTTCGCTTTCTATGAAGTACGAATGCACTTCTAAACTAAGAAACGGTATTACCAGATTCAAGTTTGTCTGTCCCAAAATGAAGTGGGCTTACGATAAATCTACCAGAAAATCCTATCGGCAATGCTGTTGCAAAACTCCCTGTACCACATCAAGAGGTGGTCGTATGGTTTATATCTATCCTGAAAAGAATCTGCGTGCTTATCCCGGAACGATTCGCGGAACCGAAGAATGGGATAATACCTACAAAATCAGGACTGTTGTGGAAAGAAACATCAATCACATCAAGGATAATCTTTGTCTTGCAGGACGCCGAACCCAGAATGAGAGGACTTTGTATGTGGATTTAATTCTTGCAGGTATTACACAACTCATCAGTGTCGTTCTTGCAGATAAAATCAAACATCACGAATACATTCGAAGTTTAAAACCTCTCATAGCATAG
- a CDS encoding BMP family ABC transporter substrate-binding protein: MSLNDYQKAAKMGKREMNLRTLKGENPYLPSLDDIIKRGDIASEVPLGIVQIPTDRIVGTKSSDRRNAFAANFMPVLEERSEFAIKWISLCESHIQEGIRDPIKAYEYMNKFYVQEGNKRVSVLKYFGAVSIVGQVIRLIPQRTEEKENKIYFEFLDFYELSEINYIWFTKEKSFAKLQRLVGKMPDERWTTEDRLKFSSILSRFTALYDTDDLGELTIGDAFLSFIELYGYEEVYNMPTSSLKRLIKNRQEQLEAFASNQPLQLRMNPTEEKTNLLKLLLPGTKSTLRVAFIHEKSSETSAWTYSHELGRMHLDDTFAEQIETFAYNNATPDNIDVLLQDAIAQGNDIIFTTSPPLLLPSIKAAIDHPNVKILNCSLNASHQYIRTYYARMYEAKFLMGAIAGAVSESNDLGYIADYPIYGMVANINAFALGAKMINPRAKVHLKWSTLKDSHPIDEFEEEGISCILGQDMIIPGQASRYFGLFKMQEEHITNLAIPVWHWGKFYEKMIDTILNGSWKNDESKTATGAVNYWWGMSSDVIEIICSQHLPLGTNRLVELLKETICKGEFTPFRGVLYSQTGIVQKDESAVLSPEEIITMDWLAENVIGHIPKPDELVDHAKPVILSQGIGTTTSKE, translated from the coding sequence ATGTCATTAAATGATTACCAAAAGGCTGCCAAAATGGGCAAACGGGAAATGAATCTCCGCACACTCAAGGGAGAGAATCCTTACCTCCCATCTTTAGACGATATCATCAAACGCGGAGATATTGCCTCAGAAGTTCCCCTCGGTATCGTACAGATTCCTACTGACCGGATCGTAGGTACGAAATCAAGTGATCGCCGCAATGCATTTGCTGCAAATTTCATGCCGGTACTTGAAGAAAGATCTGAATTTGCTATTAAATGGATCTCCCTCTGTGAATCCCACATTCAGGAAGGGATTCGGGACCCGATCAAGGCTTACGAATATATGAACAAATTCTATGTCCAGGAAGGCAATAAGCGTGTCAGCGTTTTGAAGTACTTCGGTGCAGTTTCCATTGTAGGGCAAGTAATCCGTCTCATTCCGCAGCGAACAGAAGAAAAAGAAAACAAGATTTATTTTGAATTTCTTGATTTTTATGAACTGTCAGAAATTAACTATATCTGGTTTACAAAAGAAAAAAGTTTTGCAAAATTACAGCGTCTCGTCGGAAAAATGCCGGACGAACGCTGGACAACTGAAGATCGTTTGAAATTCAGCTCTATCTTGTCCCGCTTTACAGCGCTTTACGATACCGATGACCTCGGTGAATTGACCATTGGCGATGCATTTTTATCTTTCATCGAACTCTATGGCTATGAAGAGGTATACAATATGCCTACTTCTTCTCTCAAGCGTCTGATCAAGAATCGTCAGGAACAGTTGGAAGCGTTTGCCAGCAATCAGCCGCTTCAGCTTCGCATGAATCCGACCGAGGAGAAAACAAATCTTTTAAAACTTCTTCTCCCGGGAACAAAATCTACATTGCGGGTAGCATTTATCCATGAAAAATCTTCTGAAACCTCTGCCTGGACCTATTCCCATGAATTAGGCCGCATGCATCTGGATGATACATTTGCAGAACAGATTGAGACGTTCGCCTACAATAATGCTACTCCGGACAACATTGACGTACTGCTTCAGGATGCGATCGCCCAGGGAAATGATATCATTTTCACTACTTCCCCTCCGCTTTTGCTTCCAAGTATTAAAGCAGCCATCGATCATCCTAATGTCAAGATCCTGAACTGCTCGCTCAATGCCTCTCATCAGTACATCCGCACCTACTATGCCCGCATGTACGAGGCCAAATTCCTCATGGGCGCCATTGCCGGTGCGGTTTCAGAATCCAATGACCTCGGCTATATCGCCGATTACCCGATCTATGGTATGGTTGCAAATATTAATGCCTTTGCATTGGGAGCCAAGATGATTAACCCACGGGCTAAAGTACATTTGAAATGGTCTACCCTCAAAGACTCGCATCCTATTGATGAGTTTGAAGAAGAAGGAATCTCCTGTATCCTCGGACAGGACATGATTATTCCGGGTCAGGCTTCCCGCTATTTCGGTCTCTTCAAAATGCAGGAGGAACACATTACCAATCTGGCAATTCCGGTATGGCATTGGGGAAAATTTTATGAGAAAATGATCGATACCATTTTAAACGGCTCCTGGAAAAACGATGAAAGCAAAACAGCTACCGGGGCTGTGAATTATTGGTGGGGAATGTCTTCGGATGTAATTGAGATTATCTGCTCTCAGCATCTTCCACTTGGCACAAACCGCCTTGTTGAACTTCTCAAAGAGACAATCTGCAAGGGAGAATTCACACCATTCCGCGGTGTACTATACTCCCAGACCGGAATTGTGCAGAAGGATGAATCTGCTGTTCTCTCTCCTGAGGAGATCATTACAATGGACTGGCTGGCAGAAAATGTCATTGGACATATTCCAAAACCGGATGAGCTGGTCGATCATGCCAAACCTGTCATCTTATCTCAGGGCATCGGCACTACAACATCAAAGGAGTAA
- a CDS encoding metallophosphoesterase, whose product MKILAIADEESRYLWDFFDKSKLEGIDLILSAGDLDPRYLSFLATFTHAPVLYVHGNHDSIYDTVPPEGCICIDDDIYVHNGIRILGLGGSMRYCPGKYQYTDREMSARVRKLWWKLKRRRGFDILLTHAPAYQLNDGRDLPHQGFRIFNKLMQKYQPRFFLHGHVHLSYGRQHMRYDKFEETHVINAFERCVFDFDDENLAQHIR is encoded by the coding sequence ATGAAAATACTAGCTATTGCAGACGAAGAATCCCGGTATCTCTGGGATTTCTTCGATAAGAGCAAGCTGGAGGGAATTGACCTGATACTCTCAGCCGGGGATCTTGATCCGCGATACTTGTCATTTCTCGCCACATTTACTCATGCGCCTGTTCTGTACGTCCACGGAAACCATGATTCCATCTACGACACGGTTCCGCCGGAAGGCTGTATCTGCATAGATGATGATATTTATGTACACAACGGAATTCGAATCCTCGGACTTGGCGGTTCTATGCGCTATTGTCCTGGAAAATACCAATATACGGACCGGGAAATGTCCGCGCGGGTAAGAAAACTCTGGTGGAAACTCAAGCGGCGCCGGGGCTTTGACATTCTTCTCACTCACGCTCCGGCCTATCAGCTCAATGACGGTCGGGATCTCCCGCATCAGGGATTCCGGATTTTTAATAAACTGATGCAAAAATACCAGCCGCGCTTCTTTTTGCACGGACATGTTCATTTAAGCTACGGCCGTCAGCATATGCGCTATGACAAATTTGAAGAAACCCACGTCATCAATGCATTTGAACGCTGTGTCTTTGATTTTGATGACGAAAATCTTGCCCAGCATATCCGCTGA
- a CDS encoding HAD family hydrolase: MIKLIASDMDGTVLRNGAQELPEGFTDLILRLKDCGVHFVAASGRQYQNLRRLFGPIQNEISYIAENGSLCTHEGKIFYQGEIDHSLGLEIIKEIKKIPELEIALACERTTYVEHKNPEFLRYLREEVKYDITPVDDFSSVTDPFLKIAVCDFQGSSRYDSHFRELFKERINVVTSGNLWFDFIAPNANKGLALQSLMDQLHVKKRECMAFGDEYNDVEMLLTAGSSYAMKTCAPGVDRFATATTATVEEVLEELLEEYE; this comes from the coding sequence ATGATAAAATTAATTGCCAGCGATATGGACGGCACTGTTCTGAGAAACGGAGCTCAGGAGCTCCCGGAAGGATTTACTGATCTGATCTTGCGTCTGAAAGACTGCGGAGTTCATTTCGTTGCTGCCAGCGGACGCCAGTATCAGAATCTTCGCCGCCTCTTTGGTCCGATCCAGAATGAGATTTCTTACATTGCAGAAAACGGTTCTCTCTGTACTCACGAAGGAAAAATTTTCTATCAAGGCGAAATCGATCATTCTCTCGGACTTGAAATTATTAAAGAAATCAAAAAAATACCTGAATTGGAAATCGCTCTCGCCTGCGAGAGAACTACTTATGTAGAACATAAAAATCCTGAATTTCTTCGCTATCTGCGCGAAGAAGTAAAATATGACATCACTCCGGTGGATGACTTCTCTTCTGTCACAGATCCATTTCTAAAGATCGCTGTCTGTGACTTTCAGGGCAGTTCCCGCTATGACAGTCATTTTCGTGAACTCTTCAAAGAGCGGATTAATGTAGTTACCTCCGGTAATCTCTGGTTTGATTTCATCGCACCAAACGCCAACAAAGGTCTGGCATTACAGAGCCTAATGGATCAGCTTCATGTGAAGAAACGGGAATGTATGGCATTCGGAGATGAATATAACGATGTGGAAATGCTTCTTACTGCCGGCTCAAGCTATGCCATGAAGACCTGTGCTCCCGGCGTTGACCGTTTTGCCACAGCTACTACCGCCACCGTGGAAGAAGTTCTTGAAGAACTTTTAGAAGAATACGAATAA
- a CDS encoding beta-galactosidase yields MNHRFEVKDKLYLDGEPFQIISGAIHYYRVVPEYWRDRLEKLKAMGCNTVETYVAWNVHEPRENEFCFEGIADLGRFIRTAGELGLWVIVRPSPYICAEWEFGGFPSWLLTKPGIRLRTDNPVYMDCVASYYKELFKILTPLQCTKGGPIILMQVENEYGSYGTDKEYLKHLASLMRENGAEVPFFTADGPRKEMMDKGTMEGVWATANFGSNTKDRFQFLKEYIGDQPLMCMEFWAGWFDHWGGETHMTSDLEQNVKDLDEMLQQGNVNFYMFHGGTNFGFMNGSNYASCLTPDTTSYDYDAVLSEDGRMTEKYFRFRDVISKYTEIPEVEFTTKIKRKAYGNVQADKKVSLFSVLDDLSTPVHSQWTQSMEEVGQDYGFILYRTKLGTQKDFSEFKIMGGGDRANIFADEKQVEIRYDKELEKNEELHLEREGAQFDILMENLGRVNYGQQIEDQKKGITKGVWFNWAFQNGWDIYPLPLNNIEKVDFSKEYKEGPAFYHFELTVDEPADTFLELPGFGHGCVFINGKNLGRFWEIGPQKRLYIPAPLLREGKNEIIVFETDGKAGDGIRFEEEPLLS; encoded by the coding sequence ATGAACCACAGATTTGAAGTAAAAGATAAATTGTATCTGGATGGAGAACCTTTTCAGATTATTTCAGGAGCAATCCATTATTATCGCGTTGTGCCGGAATATTGGCGTGACCGTCTGGAAAAATTAAAAGCGATGGGCTGTAATACTGTGGAAACGTATGTGGCCTGGAATGTACATGAACCAAGAGAGAACGAATTCTGCTTTGAGGGAATAGCAGATCTTGGAAGATTTATCAGGACAGCCGGGGAGCTTGGACTGTGGGTCATTGTGAGACCGTCACCGTATATTTGTGCAGAGTGGGAGTTTGGCGGTTTTCCATCCTGGCTTTTGACAAAGCCGGGAATTCGCCTGCGCACAGACAACCCGGTGTACATGGATTGTGTTGCAAGCTATTATAAAGAGCTGTTCAAAATATTGACGCCGCTTCAATGCACAAAGGGTGGCCCGATTATTCTTATGCAGGTTGAAAATGAATATGGCTCCTACGGAACAGATAAAGAATATCTGAAACATCTGGCATCTCTTATGCGGGAAAACGGTGCAGAAGTTCCATTTTTTACTGCGGATGGACCGCGAAAAGAGATGATGGATAAGGGAACGATGGAAGGCGTATGGGCAACAGCTAATTTTGGCTCGAATACAAAAGACAGATTTCAGTTTCTGAAAGAATATATCGGTGATCAGCCACTTATGTGTATGGAGTTTTGGGCAGGATGGTTTGATCACTGGGGCGGAGAAACACATATGACATCGGATCTGGAACAGAATGTAAAAGATCTGGATGAGATGCTGCAGCAGGGAAATGTTAATTTCTATATGTTCCACGGAGGCACAAATTTTGGATTTATGAATGGTTCCAATTATGCCTCATGTCTGACACCGGATACGACATCTTACGATTATGATGCGGTACTGTCAGAAGATGGACGCATGACAGAGAAATATTTCCGTTTCCGTGATGTGATCAGTAAATATACAGAGATTCCGGAAGTAGAGTTTACAACAAAGATTAAACGAAAAGCTTATGGAAACGTACAGGCAGATAAGAAAGTGAGTCTTTTTTCTGTCCTTGATGATCTTTCAACACCGGTACATAGTCAGTGGACACAGTCCATGGAAGAAGTGGGACAAGACTATGGATTTATCCTTTACCGGACAAAACTTGGCACACAGAAAGATTTCAGTGAATTTAAAATCATGGGCGGAGGTGACCGGGCAAATATCTTTGCAGATGAGAAGCAGGTAGAAATCCGATATGACAAAGAACTGGAGAAAAATGAAGAACTTCATCTGGAGCGGGAAGGCGCACAGTTTGATATTTTGATGGAGAATCTTGGCCGCGTCAATTACGGGCAGCAGATTGAAGATCAGAAGAAAGGGATTACGAAAGGCGTCTGGTTTAACTGGGCATTCCAGAATGGATGGGATATTTACCCGCTTCCTCTGAATAATATTGAGAAAGTGGATTTCTCAAAGGAATATAAAGAAGGTCCGGCATTTTATCATTTTGAATTAACAGTTGACGAGCCAGCGGATACGTTTCTGGAGCTTCCGGGATTTGGGCATGGTTGTGTATTTATCAATGGAAAAAATCTGGGACGTTTTTGGGAGATCGGACCACAGAAACGGCTGTATATTCCGGCGCCGCTTCTTCGAGAAGGAAAGAATGAGATCATCGTATTTGAAACAGATGGAAAAGCCGGTGACGGTATCCGGTTTGAGGAAGAACCGTTGCTGTCATGA
- a CDS encoding DNA topoisomerase III, producing MMKSLVIAEKPSVGRDIARVLGCKKQIQGAIEGEKYIVTWGLGHLVTLADPEEYETGWKEWKMDYLPMMPKEWKLVVIRQTGKQYQFVKAQLFRKDVSQIIIATDAGREGELVARWILEKAHVSKPIRRLWISSVTDKAIRDGFANLKDGKDYENLYHAASARAKADWLVGMNGTRALTCKYNAQLSCGRVQTPTLAMIAKREEEIKDFKPQSYYGMKAVSKGIMFQWQDERSGSGRTFDKTRVEQMKKRLEGESLVITKVERTAKKTYAPGLYDLTELQRDANKRFGFSAKETLNIMQRLYEKHKVLTYPRTDSRYLSSDVVGTLKERLKACSVGPYRKVAGPLINREIRADKRFVNDAKVSDHHAIIPTEQFVQLEHMTSDERKIYDLVVRRFAAVLLPAAEYEQTVLKAEAAGETFVAKGKTMKKSGWLAAYEEEWEQEEETDDLRDQILPNVETGDQIPVLRYEIAEGKTKPPAPFNEATLLSAMENPVKYMTTKDAKAAKTLGETGGLGTVATRADIIEKLFNSFLMEKRGKDIFITSKAKQLLELVPEGLKQPELTADWEMKLSKIAKGQMKASTFMREIDAYTQEIVEEIKLGKGTFRHDNVTNKKCPQCGKPMLAVNGKNSRMLVCQDRECGYRETVARTTNARCPKCHKRMELYGKGDAQTFICACGYKEKLSAFEARRAKEGKGVSKRDVQKYLNQQKKEAAEPINNAFAAALANLNLPEK from the coding sequence ATAATGAAGTCATTAGTAATTGCGGAGAAACCATCTGTCGGCCGGGATATTGCCCGGGTACTTGGATGTAAAAAGCAGATTCAGGGAGCGATTGAAGGGGAGAAATATATTGTCACATGGGGACTTGGACATCTTGTGACGCTGGCAGATCCGGAGGAATATGAAACAGGCTGGAAAGAATGGAAGATGGATTATCTTCCGATGATGCCAAAAGAATGGAAATTAGTAGTGATTCGCCAGACAGGGAAGCAATACCAGTTTGTGAAGGCACAGCTTTTTCGAAAAGATGTGTCTCAGATCATTATTGCGACAGATGCAGGACGGGAAGGAGAGCTTGTGGCGCGGTGGATCCTTGAGAAAGCCCATGTGTCAAAACCGATCCGGCGATTATGGATTTCTTCTGTAACAGACAAAGCAATCCGGGACGGATTTGCTAATTTGAAGGATGGAAAAGATTACGAGAATCTTTATCATGCGGCATCTGCCCGGGCAAAAGCTGACTGGCTCGTGGGAATGAATGGAACGAGAGCACTGACTTGTAAGTATAATGCCCAACTCTCCTGTGGCCGCGTACAGACGCCGACACTTGCCATGATTGCAAAGAGAGAAGAGGAAATCAAGGATTTCAAACCGCAGAGTTATTATGGTATGAAGGCGGTATCAAAAGGAATTATGTTCCAGTGGCAGGATGAGCGGTCGGGAAGCGGACGCACGTTTGATAAAACACGGGTAGAACAGATGAAGAAAAGGCTGGAGGGAGAAAGTCTTGTCATAACAAAAGTGGAGCGGACAGCAAAAAAGACGTATGCGCCGGGGCTTTATGACTTGACAGAACTTCAGAGAGACGCTAACAAGCGTTTTGGGTTCTCGGCAAAGGAAACACTGAATATTATGCAGAGGCTGTATGAGAAACACAAAGTGTTGACTTATCCGAGAACGGACTCCAGATATTTAAGTTCCGATGTTGTCGGAACACTGAAAGAACGTTTAAAAGCGTGCAGTGTCGGACCATACCGGAAAGTGGCGGGACCGCTGATCAACCGGGAGATACGGGCGGACAAGCGTTTCGTGAATGATGCTAAAGTAAGCGACCATCATGCAATTATACCGACAGAACAGTTTGTACAGTTGGAGCATATGACGAGTGATGAGAGAAAAATCTATGATCTTGTTGTAAGGAGATTTGCGGCAGTGCTTCTGCCGGCAGCAGAATATGAGCAGACAGTGCTGAAAGCTGAAGCTGCCGGTGAAACATTTGTGGCAAAGGGTAAGACGATGAAGAAATCCGGCTGGCTGGCTGCGTATGAAGAGGAATGGGAGCAGGAAGAGGAAACAGATGATCTGAGAGATCAAATACTTCCGAATGTAGAAACCGGAGATCAGATTCCGGTACTGCGCTACGAAATTGCAGAAGGAAAGACGAAGCCGCCGGCGCCGTTTAATGAGGCAACCCTTCTTTCCGCTATGGAAAATCCGGTAAAATATATGACAACGAAAGACGCAAAGGCGGCAAAGACACTGGGAGAAACCGGAGGACTTGGAACGGTGGCAACCCGCGCGGATATTATTGAGAAGCTGTTTAACAGTTTTCTGATGGAGAAGCGGGGCAAAGATATTTTTATTACATCGAAGGCAAAACAGTTACTGGAACTCGTACCGGAGGGATTAAAACAGCCGGAGCTGACTGCAGACTGGGAGATGAAACTTTCTAAGATCGCGAAAGGTCAGATGAAAGCAAGTACATTTATGCGGGAAATTGATGCGTATACGCAGGAAATCGTAGAAGAGATCAAGCTGGGGAAAGGTACATTTCGCCATGATAATGTAACGAATAAGAAATGTCCGCAGTGTGGGAAACCGATGTTGGCTGTAAATGGAAAAAACAGCAGGATGTTAGTCTGTCAGGATAGAGAGTGCGGTTATCGGGAGACTGTGGCACGCACGACAAATGCAAGATGCCCGAAATGCCATAAACGAATGGAACTTTATGGAAAAGGCGATGCTCAGACATTTATTTGTGCATGCGGCTATAAGGAGAAACTGTCTGCATTTGAGGCGAGACGGGCGAAGGAAGGAAAAGGCGTCAGCAAGAGAGACGTACAGAAATATCTAAACCAACAGAAGAAAGAGGCGGCGGAGCCGATCAATAATGCATTTGCAGCAGCGCTTGCAAACTTAAATCTGCCGGAGAAATAA
- a CDS encoding Zn-dependent exopeptidase M28, with protein sequence MEEKQVEIKKQEERGRLAFHVMQKLSFVRESCTPAELEAVQLICSEIRKIGIVPEVEEFMMDHAVIHQASLKFGGKTYEAGGYMMSGSTPESGIWAPFHYAQDAEEADLMDAKGKIVLLNRRLTPEVYERLIRAEVKGFITFTGTIIDDRSKTDLPDCELYDWARKFGVIPGINLRAEDALALVKENPKEVVLKLTQEEGQWPAHNIIAEVPGTEENGETIVLGGHYDSAQFSPGVYDNGAGSAILIELLKYFKEHPAKRNLKFIWFSAEERGLVGSKAFVKAHEEELKQIRFMINVDLAAPLLGADKACVMADQSLCHMIDYLAKEVGFPITVRQSIYSSDSIPFTDAGIPAVNFFRVGIEGGVKIHHRNDDLNQVGFDNLSRTTAFILLFCQRMLNSAVFPVPEKIPEKIVEDIDVYLKRKTKEEA encoded by the coding sequence ATGGAAGAAAAGCAAGTGGAAATAAAGAAGCAGGAAGAGAGAGGGAGACTTGCATTTCATGTAATGCAGAAACTGAGTTTTGTCCGGGAAAGCTGTACACCGGCAGAGTTAGAAGCAGTTCAGCTAATCTGCAGTGAAATCCGTAAAATCGGAATCGTACCGGAAGTAGAAGAATTTATGATGGATCATGCAGTGATTCACCAGGCATCACTTAAATTTGGCGGTAAAACCTATGAGGCAGGAGGATACATGATGTCCGGTTCCACACCGGAATCCGGAATCTGGGCGCCGTTTCATTATGCTCAGGATGCAGAAGAAGCAGATCTGATGGATGCGAAAGGAAAGATTGTTCTCCTGAACCGGAGACTGACACCGGAAGTATATGAAAGATTGATTCGGGCAGAAGTAAAAGGCTTTATTACATTTACCGGGACAATTATTGATGACCGCAGCAAAACAGATCTTCCGGACTGCGAACTCTATGACTGGGCAAGGAAATTCGGAGTCATTCCGGGAATCAATCTTCGGGCAGAAGATGCGCTGGCGCTTGTGAAAGAAAATCCGAAAGAAGTTGTACTGAAGCTTACACAGGAAGAAGGACAGTGGCCGGCTCATAACATTATTGCAGAAGTGCCTGGAACAGAAGAAAACGGGGAAACAATCGTGCTTGGCGGACATTATGATTCGGCGCAGTTTAGTCCGGGAGTGTACGACAATGGAGCCGGCTCGGCAATCTTGATTGAACTTTTGAAATATTTTAAGGAACATCCGGCAAAACGAAATCTGAAATTTATCTGGTTTTCAGCTGAAGAGAGAGGACTTGTGGGAAGCAAGGCATTTGTGAAAGCTCATGAAGAGGAACTGAAACAGATTCGCTTTATGATCAATGTAGATCTGGCAGCGCCGCTTCTGGGAGCAGATAAGGCGTGTGTTATGGCAGACCAGAGCCTTTGCCATATGATTGATTATCTTGCAAAGGAAGTAGGTTTTCCAATCACAGTAAGACAGTCCATTTACTCAAGCGATTCGATTCCGTTTACGGATGCCGGAATCCCGGCAGTAAATTTCTTCCGCGTAGGAATCGAGGGAGGCGTTAAGATCCATCACCGAAATGATGATCTGAATCAGGTAGGATTTGATAATCTTTCCCGCACAACAGCATTTATTCTGCTGTTCTGCCAGCGGATGTTAAATTCAGCAGTATTTCCGGTACCTGAGAAGATTCCGGAGAAGATCGTCGAAGATATCGACGTTTATTTAAAACGAAAGACAAAAGAGGAAGCATAA
- a CDS encoding GNAT family N-acetyltransferase, producing MSICVRKFEEEDLDQMIRIWNDIVEEGIAFPQEEELTRETGLEFFKSQTYTGVAEEKETGRIYGLYILHPNNVGRCGHICNASYAVDKESRGKHIGEMLVRDCMAQGKIYGYRVLQFNAVVRTNGAARHLYEKIGFEQLGVIKGGFRMKDGHYEDICPYYITL from the coding sequence ATGAGTATTTGTGTTCGGAAGTTTGAGGAAGAGGATTTAGATCAGATGATCAGAATCTGGAATGATATTGTGGAAGAAGGAATTGCATTTCCGCAGGAAGAAGAATTGACAAGAGAAACCGGACTGGAATTTTTTAAGAGTCAGACATATACCGGGGTGGCAGAAGAGAAAGAGACCGGAAGAATTTACGGATTATATATTCTGCATCCAAATAATGTTGGAAGATGCGGACATATCTGCAATGCGAGCTATGCGGTAGACAAGGAGAGCAGAGGAAAACACATCGGTGAAATGCTTGTCCGGGATTGTATGGCGCAGGGGAAGATTTATGGATACAGAGTATTGCAGTTTAATGCAGTTGTTCGTACGAACGGCGCTGCAAGACATTTATATGAGAAGATTGGATTTGAGCAGCTTGGCGTGATTAAAGGCGGTTTTCGAATGAAAGACGGTCACTATGAAGATATTTGTCCATATTATATTACATTATAG